Below is a window of 'Nostoc azollae' 0708 DNA.
CACCAATCTCAATACCCCCATGAGTATTAATAATACTACCTACCATCTGCCCCAAAGTGCTTTCTGGGCGGTTGGTAATACCCAATAATCGGGCTTGATACTTAGCTTCTTTTCCCTGTCTGCGTTCCTTTTCCATAGATAAAGCTACTAAAGTATCCGCAGTCTCACCCGATTGTGTGACACCAATAGTTAAAGTATTAGCCGTCATAGGTGATGGTGCATAGCGGAACTCAGAAGCATACTGCACTTGAGTAGGAATTTCTGCCAACTGCTCTAACAAATATTTACCCACTAAAGCTGCGTGCCAACTTGTCCCACAAGCAACAATTTGAATTTGTTCCAAATCTGCGTAAAATTCCTCTGGTAAACCCAGCGTCATAGGTTTTTCAGCACTAGCAGGAAAATATGCCTCTAAACAAGCCCTCACTACCCCCGATTGCTCATAAATTTCCTTGAGCATAAAATGTTTGAATCCCTGCTTTTCCACCATGATGGGATTCCAGTTCAGGGTACGGGGATGCTTTTTCAAGCGATGTCCTGCAAAGTTATAGACCTCAACCCCTAAAGGAGTCAAACGAGCAATTTCACCCTTTTCTAAAGGCAATACAGCGCGGGTGTAGGGAACAATGGCCGGAGTATCGGAAGCACAGAAAAACTCACCTTGGCCAAAACCAATTACTAAAGGAGCTTGTTGGCGAACTACAATCAATTCATCTGGGTAATCTGCACAAATAGCCGCAACAGCAAAAGCCCCCTCTAGCTTACTCACCGCTTCCCGAACAGCCTCTAGAAACATAGAAGCAGAGACAGTATTTTCAGAAATATGCTTTAAACATTCAGCGATCAAATGTGGAATGACTTCTGTATCTGTTTCAGAACTAAACTCATGTCCTAAGCCCTTCAGGTGTTCCCGTAACTCACGATAATTCTCAATAATCCCATTCTGCACGACGGCTATCCGCAGCGCCGTATCCATGTGTGGATGAGCGTTATATTCTTCTGGTTTACCATGAGTTGCCCAACGAGTGTGACCAATCCCAATTTGAGCAGGAGTTTCGACTTGTTCGAGTTTAGAACGCAAATTCAGCAGTTTGCCCTTAGCCCGCACACAATGAACGTCACCTTCCCAAATCGTGGCAATTCCTGCCGAATCATAACCTCTATATTCTAACTTTTCCAATCCAGCCAGTAAAATATCTGTCGCCGCTTGAGTGCCTATATAGCCAACTATTCCGCACATTGTTTACACTACTCCGGTTATCAGTTATCAATTAACAGTTATCAGTTAGTTGTATTTAACAGTTATATTTGGTTTCATTACCCTACTATTGGCTTGACAACTGTTAACAATTTGCTGTTCCTGGAAATTAATTAAGTATAGTTGTCAGCATAAACGGCTGATTATAGCAAATAAAAAGGAGCAAGTTGCTCCTTTGACCACTCGGTTTTGTTATAGATTTTGGTTGACCAAGACTAAAACAACAAGTTTCTTGGGCAGAAATGGCTGCTGCCAAAGCTTAAAGACATTTTCTATGGAGATAATTCAAAAGTGTTACAGCAGATTGCAGATCAATGAAGTACAGTATCTAAATTGAAACCTAGACAGTAGGAAAGTTTTACTCCTGACTCCTGATTCCTGCTGTTAGTGCTGAGTGCTGAGAGAAGAATCAAGTTGTTTCTCCCTAGCTCAGTTCTCAGCACTATGTTACCGAGTATTTTAATATCTCAGTGTGCTAATATGCTAGACCCATGCTGCGAGTTGTTTCAGCACCCAGATAAACCCGGATGCTCAAGAAATCGGTGGGACAAGCAGTTTCGCAACGTTTGCAGCCTACGCAATCTTCTGTGCGGGGTGAAGAGGCAATTTGAGCAGCTTTACAGCCATTCCAAGGCACCATCTCCAGTACGTCAGTGGGACAAGCGCGGACACATTGAGTGCAGCCGATGCAGGTATCGTAGATTTTTACGGTATGAGACATTGAAAAAACTGCTCCTTTCAGGTGTTCTTCTCTGCGAAGGAATCATAATCAAGGCATAGTTTACCCCAGTGCTTGATAAGCTGTAAGTAAAAGGCTACATAACTTTAAACAATTTAATAGGCACTTTGGGCAATTTATTCTGGCGATATCGTCCCTCTTTGCCTACCAATCAGCAAAATCAACCATAAGCACTGATGATAGAGACTCCCCAGAAGAAAATCAAATTGTAAAGATGTGTAAAGCCTAATTCAATTCCCCATAGCTAAACCTATAGTACATATTGGCTAATGACGATGCAACCTTAAATAAAGCCTATTTCTAACGAAACTTTAACATTGGTGTACAGAAGTAGAACTTATAGTTTACTTGTACTAATTTAATGAGATTAAGATCAATTTCTACAGAACTTACAGTTTCTAACCCATGGGAAAAGGGAAATTAGGGATCTGGGCATTGGACTTTCTCCTACACCCCTACACCCTTCGCGTAAGTCCTTTTAATAAATTCCTAATGAGGCACAGCTAACCTTTGGCCTTTTACCTGAACCTGTGTATTTTCTTCAACAATTTTGCGGAATAAATCACCATCAATAGTTTCTTGTTCTGCTAATAAATCAACTAAACGTTCTAAAATTATGCGGTTTTCTTGGAGAATTCCTTTGGCTTTGATGTAACAACTGCTAATAATTCCCCGGACTTGAGAATCAATTCTAGAAGAAATTTCTTCAGAATATTCTGATTTATTCCCCCAGTCACGCCCCAAGAATACTTCTCCTTGTTGAGTTTCCAAGGACAACGGACCTAAGTCAGACATCCCAAATCGCGTTACCATTTGTCGTGCCATATTTGTCACTTGTTCCAAGTCATTTCCAGCACCTGTTGTGACTTCTGCTTTACCAAAAACAATTTCCTCAGCAGCACGACCGCCTAAAGCTGCCATAATCCGCGCTAGGATTTGGGAACGAGAAATTAATCCTTGTTCTTCATTGGGTGTAAACCAAGTTAAACCTAATGCTTGTCCTCTGGGAATTAGGGTAACTTTTTGTACTGGGTCATGGTCTTTAATTAAAGTTCCCACTAAAGCGTGTCCCACTTCATGGTAGGCGATTAAACGTTTGTTTTTGCTATCTACTAAAGCTGCACCTTCCATCCCAGCTACTACTCTGTCTACTGCATCATCAATTTCTAGGATGGTAATTGTGTCTTTGCGTCTTCTAGCAGTGAGAATGGCTGCTTCGTTGAGGAGGTTGGCTAAATCTGCACCTGTAAAGCCAGGTGTGCGACGGGCGATGGCATCTAAGGATACACTAGGATCTAATTTCTTATTGCGGGAATGGACTTCTAAAATTTCCAAACGTCCTTTAATGTCCGGTGCATCAACTGTCACCTGTCTATCAAAACGACCAGGACGCAACAATGCAGAGTCTAAAACATCAGGACGGTTGGTAGCAGCAATAATAATAATCCCTGTGTTACCTTCAAAACCATCCATTTCTGTTAATAGTTGGTTTAAGGTTTGTTCTCTCTCATCGTTACCACCACCAATACCTGCACCCCGTTGTCTACCTACTGCGTCAATTTCATCAATAAAGATGATACAGGGAGCGTTATCTTTAGCTTTCTTGAACAAGTCGCGGACACGGGAAGCACCCACACCGACAAACATTTCTACAAATTCAGAACCAGAGATTGAGAAAAATGGTACACCAGCTTCCCCTGCGATCGCCTTAGCTAGTAAAGTTTTACCAGTGCCTGGAGGTCCAACTAACAGTACACCTTTAGGAATACGAGCGCCCACAGCAGTAAATTTTTCTGGCTGTTTGAGGAAAGTTACAACTTCCTGTAATTCTTCCTTTGCTTCCTCAATTCCAGCTACATCGTCAAATTTCACTCCAGTTTTCGCTTCCATTTGGAATCGAGCGCGAGATTTACCGAAATTCATTGCTTGGTTAGAACCATTAGTAGAACGACGCAGGAACAACAGCATTAAAGCTACCAGTGGCAAAATCCACATCATATTAATTAATAGCCCTACAGCAGCCCTGCTGTTAGCGGAGGAAACCTGACCGAATTCAACGTTTTTTTCCTTGAGTTTATTGATTAACTCCGTATTTTGTTCTAAAAGTCTTACTGGTATAGGTGGTGCATCTGGCTTTTGATCCGCCAAATAAACCTTAGCTATTTGTTCAGTTTCATCAAGTTCTACTTTTCTCACTTCCCCTTGCTCAGTTTTTTGGAGTAATTCCCCATAAGATAAAGAGTTACGCTCTACTTTTTGAGCCAAGACGGGACTACCACCAAAAATTCCTGGCAGAATCATCATAGTAGCTGCTAATGCCCCAGTCCAAGGAATTCGCTTTGTTTGAAGCTGTTTTCTCAATGCCTTCTTACCAAGATTTGTCATAAAATTTACCCTTTTTCTTTTGGCATAAGCTGATTTTTGGTTTTATGCCTATTCTTCTAGCAGAAATAGCAATAACTGGAAATTACAGTTTTCTCATCTAGTCTAACTTCGAGATATCGGGAATTGGTGAATGATGTTCAGAAAAGATGATGACCCAGGGCTAGAGGAAAATGGATGAATCAGTACCTGAGAAAAATTAAAAAATTAATTATACATTTTGCCACAAAATAGAAATCCCTATAATCTTGTTCTGTTCCCTGTTCCCTTACCGAAATGTGCAATTTATTTGGCATGACTACTTATTAATATCGCCTTTTCTCTGTCAACTTTTGGTTTGTTCCATGCTCCCCCAAAAGGAGTTTGACAAATAACAAAATTCCTCATTAAAATAATCATAATCGTAATGACTCCGCCTTTTAAGAATTCTAGTTTTGTGGGTGAACTATGGTAAAAATTGTTGGTATTGGTGGTAGTTTAAGACCCGGCTCATATACCCAGCTAGGGTTACAAGTAGCAGCACAACGAGTAGCGGCTTTAGGTACAGAGGTGGAA
It encodes the following:
- the glmS gene encoding glutamine--fructose-6-phosphate transaminase (isomerizing), which codes for MCGIVGYIGTQAATDILLAGLEKLEYRGYDSAGIATIWEGDVHCVRAKGKLLNLRSKLEQVETPAQIGIGHTRWATHGKPEEYNAHPHMDTALRIAVVQNGIIENYRELREHLKGLGHEFSSETDTEVIPHLIAECLKHISENTVSASMFLEAVREAVSKLEGAFAVAAICADYPDELIVVRQQAPLVIGFGQGEFFCASDTPAIVPYTRAVLPLEKGEIARLTPLGVEVYNFAGHRLKKHPRTLNWNPIMVEKQGFKHFMLKEIYEQSGVVRACLEAYFPASAEKPMTLGLPEEFYADLEQIQIVACGTSWHAALVGKYLLEQLAEIPTQVQYASEFRYAPSPMTANTLTIGVTQSGETADTLVALSMEKERRQGKEAKYQARLLGITNRPESTLGQMVGSIINTHGGIEIGVAATKTFIAQLMAFYGLALDLAHRRQTITAERLIEIIAGLRQLPTKIEAILETQERYIEQLVHDFAETKDFIFLGRGINFPIALEGALKLKEISYIHAEGYPAGEMKHGPIALLDVKVPVVAIAMPGSVYEKVISNAQEAKARDSRLIGVTSVNDGEAAEIFNDLIPVGEVEEILSPILTVIPLQLLAYHIAARRGLDVDQPRNLAKSVTVE
- the psaC gene encoding photosystem I iron-sulfur center protein PsaC, which codes for MSHTVKIYDTCIGCTQCVRACPTDVLEMVPWNGCKAAQIASSPRTEDCVGCKRCETACPTDFLSIRVYLGAETTRSMGLAY
- the ftsH gene encoding ATP-dependent zinc metalloprotease FtsH, which translates into the protein MTNLGKKALRKQLQTKRIPWTGALAATMMILPGIFGGSPVLAQKVERNSLSYGELLQKTEQGEVRKVELDETEQIAKVYLADQKPDAPPIPVRLLEQNTELINKLKEKNVEFGQVSSANSRAAVGLLINMMWILPLVALMLLFLRRSTNGSNQAMNFGKSRARFQMEAKTGVKFDDVAGIEEAKEELQEVVTFLKQPEKFTAVGARIPKGVLLVGPPGTGKTLLAKAIAGEAGVPFFSISGSEFVEMFVGVGASRVRDLFKKAKDNAPCIIFIDEIDAVGRQRGAGIGGGNDEREQTLNQLLTEMDGFEGNTGIIIIAATNRPDVLDSALLRPGRFDRQVTVDAPDIKGRLEILEVHSRNKKLDPSVSLDAIARRTPGFTGADLANLLNEAAILTARRRKDTITILEIDDAVDRVVAGMEGAALVDSKNKRLIAYHEVGHALVGTLIKDHDPVQKVTLIPRGQALGLTWFTPNEEQGLISRSQILARIMAALGGRAAEEIVFGKAEVTTGAGNDLEQVTNMARQMVTRFGMSDLGPLSLETQQGEVFLGRDWGNKSEYSEEISSRIDSQVRGIISSCYIKAKGILQENRIILERLVDLLAEQETIDGDLFRKIVEENTQVQVKGQRLAVPH